One window of the Triticum dicoccoides isolate Atlit2015 ecotype Zavitan chromosome 3B, WEW_v2.0, whole genome shotgun sequence genome contains the following:
- the LOC119278368 gene encoding conserved oligomeric Golgi complex subunit 4-like has protein sequence MAVPSAAPTPRSPRPDSSAAADASADAAPSLDFGDPASLAALRGLTDAGAATRLLHECVAYQRALDARLDALLARRPDLDRAAASLLRSAPPLLSLAASDAAALRESSSSTAALAEALSSRVRHLDAAHSRAESALARAEAALDRSRALDAARRALAADDLAAAATAAHEFLAIDARFPTDDDLRRDLLDIKRRLEGLARRRLSAAVDAQDHPAVLRLVRLFPLLDLAPEGLQVYVAYLKKVVALRARADFEHLTDLISATQPTSERPDFVGCLTRLFKDIVLAVEENEAVLRELRGEDGVAYAIIELQEECDSRGTQILRRYADYRKLARLSSDINSYTKNLLSVMGSVANAAGGSEGPDPREVEIYLEEILALTQLGEDYTEFMVNKIRGLRDVKPELGPQAMKAFRNGSFNKMEKDLTGYYVILEEFFMVENIRKAIQIDEPVPDGLTTSMVDDVFFLLQSCCRRAAFTASINSLLAVLGGATSLLSNEFQEALQWRMREPNLGAKLFLGGVGVQKTGEEIATALNNMDVSSEYVLKLRHEVEELCAEIFHAPADREKIKSCLSELGEINASYKKILYSGLEHLVASIAPRIRPVLDTVTTVSYELDDAEYGENEVNDPWVQKLLLAVDTNVTWLQPMMTSNNYDSFVHLVIDFIVKRLEVIMMQKRFSQLGGLQLDKEVRSLINHFSEMSQRPVRDKFSRLSQMSTILNFERVSEILDFWGDNAGHLTWLLTPAEVRRVLGLRIDFRPEAISALRL, from the exons ATGGCCGTGCCGTCCGCCGCGCCCACCCCGCGCTCCCCTCGCCCGGACTCGTCGGCTGCCGCCGACGCTTccgccgacgccgccccgtccCTGGACTTCGGCGACCCGGCCTCCCTCGCCGCGCTCCGCGGCCTCACCGACGCCGGCGCCGCCACCCGCCTGCTCCACGAGTGCGTCGCCTACCAGCGCGCCCTCGACGCCCGCCTCGACGCGCTCCTCGCCCGCCGCCCCGACCtcgaccgcgccgccgcctccctgctcCGCTCCGCCCCGCCGCTCCTCTcgctcgccgcctccgacgccgcgGCCCTCAGggagtcctcctcctccaccgccgccctcgCCGAGGCGCTCTCCTCCCGCGTCCGCCACCTCGACGCGGCCCACTCGCGCGCCGAGTCCGCCCTGGCCCGCGCCGAGGCGGCCCTCGACCGCTCCCGCGCGCTCGACGCCGCGCGCCGCGCCCTCGCTGCCGACGACCTcgcggccgccgccaccgccgcgcacGAGTTCCTGGCCATCGACGCGCGGTTCCCCACCGACGACGACCTCCGCCGCGACCTGCTCGACATCAAGCGCCGCCTCGAGGGCCTCGCGCGGCGGAGGCTCTCCGCCGCGGTCGACGCCCAGGACCACCCCGCCGTGCTGCGCCTCGTGCGCCTCTTCCCACTCCTCGACCTCGCGCCCGAGGGCCTCCAGGTCTACGTCGCCTACCTCAAGAAGGTCGTCGCCCTCCGCGCCCGGGCAGACTTCGAGCACCTCACGGACCTAATCTCTGCAACCCAGCCTACCTCGGAGCGCCCTGATTTCGTTGGCTGCCTCACCCGTCTCTTCAAGGATATTGTGCTCGCTGTTGAGGAGAATGAGGCGGTGCTTCGTGAGCTACGGGGTGAGGATGGTGTCGCCTACGCCATCATCGAGCTGCAGGAGGAATGCGACTCGAGGGGCACCCAGATCCTCCGCCGCTATGCTGATTACCGGAAGCTTGCCCGTCTTTCGTCGGATATAAACTCCTATACCAAGAACCTTCTATCTGTTATGGGTTCAGTGGCCAACGCTGCAGGTGGTAGTGAAGGGCCCGACCCCAGGGAGGTTGAGATTTATCTTGAGGAGATTCTTGCGTTGACACAACTTGGTGAAGACTATACCGAGTTTATGGTGAACAAGATCCGTGGACTGAGGGATGTCAAGCCTGAACTCGGTCCGCAAGCAATGAAAGCCTTCCGTAATGGTAGCTTTAATAAAATGGAAAAGGATTTGACTGGGTATTATGTGATCTTggaggagttcttcatggtggagaACATAAGGAAGGCCATCCAGATTGATGAGCCAGTGCCTGATGGTCTCACGACCTCAATGGTCGACGATGTGTTCTTTCTACTGCAGAGCTGCTGCCGGCGGGCAGCTTTCACTGCAAGCATCAACTCACTACTTGCTGTGCTTGGTGGGGCAACAAGCCTACTAAGCAATGAGTTCCAGGAGGCACTACAGTGGAGAATGAGGGAGCCAAACTTGGGCGCAAAGCTCTTCTTAGGTGGTGTTGGAGTTCAGAAGACCGGGGAGGAGATTGCAACTGCGCTGAACAACATGGATGTGAGCTCAGAATATGTCCTGAAGCTCCGCCATGAGGTCGAGGAGCTCTGTGCAGAG ATTTTCCATGCTCCTGCTGACCGAGAGAAGATTAAGTCCTGTTTATCGGAGCTAGGTGAAATCAATGCTTCCTACAAGAAGATCCTTTATTCTGGGTTGGAGCACTTAGTGGCATCTATTGCACCTCGCATTCGTCCTGTTCTTGACACGGTTACCACTGTTAGCTATGAGCTGGATGATGCCGAATACGGGGAAAATGAGGTGAATGACCCATGGGTGCAGAAGCTTCTCCTTGCAGTTGACACTAACGTTACATGGCTCCAGCCAATGATGACATCGAACAACTACGATTCCTTTGTCCACCTGGTCATCGACTTCATTGTCAAGAGGCTCGAGGTTATCATGATGCAGAAGAGGTTCAGCCAGCTCGGTGGCTTGCAGCTCGACAAGGAGGTTCGGTCCCTGATCAACCATTTCTCGGAGATGTCACAGAGGCCGGTCCGAGACAAGTTCTCGAGGCTTTCCCAGATGTCAACCATCCTGAACTTTGAGCGTGTATCTGAGATACTGGATTTCTGGGGTGACAATGCTGGGcatctgacgtggctgttgacaccTGCAGAGGTGAGGAGGGTCTTAGGGCTTAGGATCGACTTCAGGCCTGAAGCAATTTCTGCTTTGAGACTCTAA